Proteins encoded together in one Stutzerimonas stutzeri window:
- a CDS encoding CoA-acylating methylmalonate-semialdehyde dehydrogenase has product MTTSNAIPTVKLLIDGEFIESTTQDWRDVVNPATQEVLARVPFATAEEIDRAVASGQKAFQTWRKTPIGARARIFLKYQQLIRENMKELAAILTAEQGKTLADAEGDVFRGLEVVEHAAGIGNLQLGELANNVAAGVDTYTLLQPLGVCAGITPFNFPAMIPLWMFPMAIATGNTFVLKPSEQDPMVTMRLCELALEAGVPPGVLNVVHGGADAVNAICDHPDIKAVSFVGSTKVGTHVYNRASQAGKRVQCMMGAKNHAIVLPDAHKEQTLNAIAGAAFGAAGQRCMALSVVVLVGEAQAWIPDLVAKAQTLKVNAGVEAGTDVGPLVSCAALDRVSGLIERGVQEGARLELDGRNPSVSGYENGNFVGPTLFSGVTPSMSIYREEIFGPVLCVMAAATMDEAIELINANPNGNGTAIFTRSGAAARHFQEEIDVGQVGINVPIPVPVPMFSFTGSRASKLGDLGPYGKQVVQFYTQTKTITERWFDENEVGGPVNTTINLK; this is encoded by the coding sequence ATGACAACGTCCAACGCCATTCCTACCGTCAAACTGCTGATCGACGGTGAATTTATCGAATCGACCACCCAGGACTGGCGCGACGTCGTCAACCCGGCGACCCAGGAAGTCCTGGCGCGCGTGCCGTTTGCGACCGCCGAGGAAATCGACCGCGCCGTCGCCAGCGGCCAGAAAGCCTTCCAGACCTGGCGCAAGACGCCGATCGGTGCACGTGCGCGCATCTTTCTCAAGTACCAGCAGCTGATCCGCGAGAACATGAAGGAGCTGGCGGCGATCCTCACTGCCGAACAGGGCAAGACCCTGGCCGATGCCGAGGGCGACGTGTTCCGCGGCCTGGAAGTGGTCGAGCACGCCGCCGGTATTGGCAACCTGCAGCTCGGCGAGCTGGCGAACAACGTCGCCGCCGGCGTCGATACCTATACCCTGCTGCAGCCGCTGGGCGTCTGCGCTGGTATTACCCCGTTCAACTTCCCGGCGATGATCCCGCTATGGATGTTCCCGATGGCCATCGCCACCGGCAATACCTTCGTCCTCAAACCGTCCGAACAGGACCCGATGGTCACCATGCGCCTGTGCGAACTGGCGTTGGAAGCCGGCGTGCCGCCGGGCGTGCTCAACGTGGTGCATGGCGGCGCCGATGCGGTGAATGCGATCTGCGACCACCCGGATATCAAGGCGGTGTCCTTCGTAGGTTCGACCAAGGTCGGCACCCACGTCTACAACCGTGCCAGCCAGGCCGGCAAGCGCGTGCAGTGCATGATGGGCGCGAAGAACCACGCCATCGTGCTGCCCGATGCGCACAAGGAGCAGACCCTCAACGCCATCGCCGGTGCCGCCTTCGGCGCGGCCGGCCAGCGCTGCATGGCGCTGTCGGTGGTGGTGCTGGTGGGTGAGGCGCAGGCCTGGATTCCCGATCTGGTAGCCAAGGCGCAGACCCTCAAGGTCAACGCCGGTGTCGAGGCCGGCACCGATGTCGGCCCGCTGGTTTCCTGCGCGGCGCTGGATCGCGTCAGCGGGCTGATCGAACGTGGTGTACAGGAAGGAGCCAGGCTCGAACTGGATGGCCGTAACCCGAGCGTCAGCGGTTACGAGAACGGCAACTTCGTCGGCCCGACCCTGTTTTCCGGCGTCACCCCCTCGATGAGCATCTACCGCGAAGAAATCTTCGGCCCGGTCCTCTGCGTCATGGCGGCGGCGACCATGGACGAAGCCATCGAGCTGATCAACGCCAACCCGAATGGCAACGGCACCGCCATCTTTACCCGCTCCGGCGCGGCGGCGCGGCACTTCCAGGAAGAGATCGACGTGGGCCAGGTCGGCATCAACGTACCGATCCCGGTGCCGGTGCCGATGTTCTCCTTCACCGGCTCCCGCGCTTCCAAGCTCGGCGACCTCGGCCCCTACGGCAAGCAGGTGGTGCAGTTCTACACCCAGACCAAGACCATAACCGAGCGCTGGTTCGACGAAAACGAGGTCGGCGGCCCGGTCAACACCACCATCAACCTGAAGTGA